From a single Pyxidicoccus xibeiensis genomic region:
- a CDS encoding type I polyketide synthase, whose amino-acid sequence MSDTSDIAQQKRTLLALKKLQGKVDALEHAQREPIAIVGAGCRFPGGVSDLDSYRQLLREGRDAIIEVPKDRWDIDRWYHPDPDVAGKMYTRSGGFLQGPGVAEFDAGFFGISRREANQMDPQQRLLLEVSWEALENAGLPPQRLSGSRTGVYVGISVSDYSFLSGTDPSGIDPYTATGWGFAFSAGRISYTLGLQGPSMALDTACASSLVAVQLACQSLRAGECSTAIAGGVMLLLSPLSFVMLSRLRALSPDARCKTFDAQANGIARGEGCGVVVLKRLSDAQRDGDRILATLLGGAVSHDGASSGFTVPNGRAQQAVIREALGAARVKPEEVGYVEAHGTGTSLGDPIEIDALAAVYGEGRGTAAPLWVGSAKTNLGHLESAAGMAGLLKAVLAVQGGELFPHLHLREPNPHIAWDRLPVRVAGASTRWRDGVRRIAGVSSFGMSGTNAHVLVAASEPPPPLTAARRERPLHLLTLSAKSGAALEALAGQYGAALASGSEGDFCFTASTGRGHFEHRAAVLGASVSEFREKLRALAQSGGLSASSPRTEPPKLAIVFPGEGSGPVRVSRGLFDSEPVFRDALARCDAVLRTELPVPLLSVLFPEKGASAPGHEEPLCAQAALFAVEYGLWTLWRSWGVTPYAVMGHGVGVLASACAAGALSLESALGLVLARARCSFAAPGTPEWTRYEEAARAAASSPGSLRVVSHVTGHPVDTQGRTDAHAWCAEAREPSRPESTGKALEALGAGPVLELGAASASGWLGSLTREGRDEEQLLTTLAELYARGVAIDWTAVHLGRGHRLTTLPTYPFQRQRYWVAATRPERSDSEADVPSEAQAGGPPQLDAAGHIQALRAASPRKRRELLTAHVEAALRAVLALGPAESVEPQRGFVTLGVDSLMSTELRKRLMTTLEHPLSATVTFDHPTVDAMVAFLLRELPYLKDTEAVARSSAATPAVSEQHVREPIAIVGMACRFPGGANDLEGYWSLLRDGVDGTSEMPAERWDTDAFYSPERGTPGKMSTRRGGFLSGVPFDGFDAEFFGTAPREAAAMDPQQRLLLEVAWESLEDAGCVPEQLAATRTAVMVGIASSDYLGLQNQGPLTRLEPYMVTGNAHSCAAGRLSYTLGLQGPSLSIDTACSSSLVAAHLGCQALRNGEADVALVGGVNMMLAPEPFIYFSQAGALASDGRCKTFDAAGDGYARGEGCGVVVLKRLSDALRDGDRIRGVIRGSAVNHDGRTSALSVPNGPAQEAVIRQAYANAGVEPARVAYVEAHAAGTPLGDPIEMQALAAALGDGRNAERPLLVGSVKTNIGHLEASAGVAGLIKGVLILEHGEVPPHLHFQTPSPLIPWERLPVRVPTQRLPCEGREGVVGVSSFGMSGTNAHVVLERAPSQSPAKKPVSAHPPRVHCLPLSARSPEALRALAERYVSALSQGSLSEGSARVEDVCFTAALRRSHHAFRTAVVGRTQDELTAALRSVLSQPGADPAPTVKRRWTFVFSGLTTPWPGMAAALLRDEPVFRETFTACSAAIARVAPFSVLELVTQGQVRPDSFDVVQPALFAIQVSLAALWRSWGLEPDAVVGHSMGEVAAAHVAGALSLEDAAAVITTRSQLIRRMQTSGARGGAMVVELPFQEVPRVLEELGVSATVSVAGANAPRLTVLAGPPLELEKVLQALKSRNVFCQRLATNVAGHSPALNAVRGDMLRQLESLKPQRPKVAFYSSVGGQDTEPAFDAAYWASNLIQPVHFWPAVERLLKDGVDGFLELSVHPSLLNPIEQGLHQVGVKGVVLPSLRRPDDDRTVLLQTVAQLFAAGAPVDFRALCDTGARVVDAPRYPWQRKRFWAAPPRTGGAAAVREEQARAHPLLGAHVKSARASGEHFFALSSRPQELELWREHRVSGVGLLPATALLEAILAAAAEALGTSALVLESLTVHEPVLLGDDATLSGQLVLIPSGPGKDPTGPVQFELYSGESDSRLRASGSIRREPGDAVTPPSVDVSQVRARCVNDTGGAEHLARWKECSLEYGDSASGLERVWQGEGEWLALFRPAEASATRAFRVHPSLVEAALRLGAGDVPGEDARMPVRFDGVRLHRRLTGGHCWLYARSLSKGRVAFGVLDEGGRPVIEVHSVQLTEGSAPLTNAAADRASREWLYEVSWRAVPPLKRGAVPPGGSYLLLVDRSGLGERLAARLVAAGQHVITAAPGSRGELGAGSFLVDPSSDEDWKWLLERAGAVRAVVHLWGLDAPGGADSLSAAALEEAQGVGVGAIPPLLRALTAARAKEPALWFVTRGAQAASSRPEPLAVAHAPLWGMARVVALEHPELWGGLLDLDPRRAPEEAEHVAAELLHADGEDQVAYRDGERKVARLVPTGGGELPAAVTFHADATYLVVGGLRGLGFDLARWMVARGARHLVLTGRTRLPARAEWAALAPDSESHQAVQAVRALEAEGAQVRVHAADVADAAQMQALFDTLKLEGPPVRGVIHAAGVNRAAPLTRVDAATLQSVLASKVRGGWNLHQLTADLPLDFMLLLSSVAGTWGAASLGPYSAANHFLDALASHRRAKRLTATSVGLGTWAGGGMGAALAQAPKLKKLFAQMGYSVMSPAPTLELVGRFMGSNAAQRVLTNVDWARFKPIFEARRRRPLLDLIVTGEAATQQATGSAELLARVAAAIDPDARAALLEAHVRRRVAEVMGYEDESALQSGQGFFQLGMDSIMSVQLRSRLEADLAQKLPPTMVFEHPTVKALAAYLRSAVVAAQPAPHTPAPVHAAAALAQEPKVIESGPSEDELVRQLADELAALGVQVDE is encoded by the coding sequence ATGAGCGACACATCCGACATCGCGCAGCAGAAGCGCACGCTGCTGGCACTCAAGAAGCTCCAGGGCAAGGTGGACGCGCTCGAGCACGCGCAGCGCGAGCCCATCGCCATCGTCGGTGCGGGGTGCCGCTTCCCCGGAGGCGTGAGCGACCTCGATTCGTACCGTCAGCTGCTGCGCGAGGGGCGCGACGCCATCATCGAGGTCCCCAAGGACCGCTGGGACATCGACCGCTGGTACCACCCGGACCCGGACGTGGCCGGGAAGATGTACACGCGCTCGGGCGGCTTCCTGCAGGGCCCGGGGGTGGCCGAGTTCGACGCGGGGTTCTTCGGCATCTCGCGGCGCGAAGCGAACCAGATGGACCCCCAGCAGCGGCTGCTGCTCGAGGTGAGCTGGGAGGCGCTGGAGAACGCGGGGTTGCCGCCGCAGCGGCTCTCGGGTTCGCGCACCGGCGTCTACGTGGGCATCAGCGTCAGCGACTACTCGTTCCTGAGCGGCACCGACCCCTCGGGAATCGATCCGTACACCGCCACCGGCTGGGGCTTCGCGTTCTCTGCGGGCCGGATCTCCTACACGCTGGGGCTCCAGGGGCCGAGCATGGCCCTGGACACCGCCTGCGCATCGTCGCTGGTGGCCGTCCAGTTGGCCTGCCAGAGCCTGCGCGCGGGCGAGTGCAGCACGGCCATCGCCGGCGGCGTGATGCTCCTCCTGTCGCCGCTGTCGTTCGTGATGCTCTCGCGGCTGCGCGCCCTGTCCCCGGATGCGCGGTGCAAGACGTTCGACGCGCAGGCCAACGGCATCGCGCGAGGCGAGGGCTGTGGCGTCGTCGTCCTCAAGCGGCTTTCGGACGCGCAGCGCGACGGCGACCGCATCCTCGCGACGCTGCTCGGCGGCGCGGTGAGCCACGACGGCGCGTCCAGCGGCTTCACCGTGCCCAACGGGCGCGCGCAGCAGGCGGTCATCCGTGAGGCGCTCGGTGCCGCGCGCGTGAAGCCGGAGGAGGTGGGCTACGTCGAGGCGCACGGGACTGGCACGTCGCTCGGAGACCCCATCGAAATCGACGCGCTGGCGGCAGTGTACGGCGAAGGCCGCGGCACGGCGGCTCCGCTGTGGGTCGGCTCGGCGAAGACGAACCTGGGGCACCTGGAGTCCGCGGCGGGCATGGCCGGGTTGCTCAAGGCCGTGCTCGCGGTGCAGGGCGGGGAGCTGTTCCCGCACCTGCACCTGCGCGAGCCCAACCCGCACATCGCGTGGGACCGGCTCCCGGTGCGCGTGGCGGGGGCCTCCACGCGCTGGCGCGACGGCGTCCGCCGCATCGCGGGGGTCAGCTCATTCGGCATGAGCGGGACGAACGCGCACGTGCTCGTGGCGGCGAGCGAGCCACCTCCGCCGCTCACGGCCGCTCGCCGGGAGCGCCCGCTGCACCTCTTGACGTTGTCGGCGAAGAGCGGCGCGGCGCTCGAAGCGCTCGCGGGGCAGTACGGGGCCGCGCTGGCGTCCGGGAGCGAGGGCGACTTCTGCTTCACGGCCAGCACCGGCCGAGGCCACTTCGAGCACCGGGCCGCGGTGCTCGGTGCGTCAGTCTCCGAGTTCCGTGAGAAGCTTCGGGCCCTGGCTCAGTCGGGAGGACTGTCAGCAAGCTCCCCACGCACCGAGCCGCCGAAGCTCGCCATCGTGTTCCCGGGGGAGGGGAGCGGCCCCGTTCGGGTGAGTCGCGGCCTGTTCGACAGTGAGCCCGTGTTCCGCGACGCGCTCGCGCGCTGCGACGCAGTGCTGCGGACCGAGCTGCCCGTGCCGCTGCTCTCGGTGCTCTTCCCCGAGAAGGGTGCTTCGGCCCCAGGGCACGAGGAGCCGCTGTGCGCGCAGGCGGCGCTGTTCGCGGTGGAGTACGGGCTGTGGACGCTGTGGCGCTCGTGGGGCGTCACGCCGTACGCGGTGATGGGCCACGGCGTGGGTGTGCTGGCCTCCGCGTGCGCCGCGGGTGCGCTCAGCCTCGAGTCCGCGCTCGGGTTGGTGCTCGCGCGGGCCCGGTGCTCCTTCGCCGCGCCCGGGACGCCCGAGTGGACGCGGTACGAGGAGGCCGCTCGCGCCGCGGCCAGCTCACCCGGCTCGCTTAGGGTGGTGTCGCATGTCACCGGCCACCCTGTGGACACTCAGGGGAGGACGGACGCGCACGCGTGGTGTGCCGAGGCCCGGGAGCCGTCTCGTCCCGAGTCGACGGGCAAGGCACTCGAGGCGCTCGGAGCAGGTCCGGTGCTCGAGCTGGGGGCGGCTTCAGCTTCCGGATGGCTTGGCTCCCTGACGCGGGAGGGGCGTGACGAGGAGCAGTTGCTCACGACGCTCGCAGAGCTGTACGCGCGTGGAGTCGCCATCGACTGGACAGCGGTTCATCTGGGCCGCGGACACCGGCTCACCACGCTGCCGACCTATCCGTTCCAGCGGCAGCGCTACTGGGTGGCTGCCACCCGGCCCGAGCGGAGCGACAGCGAAGCGGACGTGCCCTCGGAGGCGCAGGCGGGGGGCCCGCCGCAGCTCGACGCGGCAGGACACATCCAAGCGCTCCGGGCCGCCTCGCCCAGGAAGCGCCGCGAGCTCCTCACCGCGCACGTCGAGGCCGCACTGCGTGCGGTGTTGGCCCTGGGCCCGGCAGAGTCCGTCGAGCCACAGCGGGGCTTCGTCACGCTGGGCGTCGACTCGCTCATGTCCACCGAGCTGCGCAAGCGCTTGATGACGACGCTCGAGCACCCGCTCTCCGCCACGGTGACCTTCGACCATCCGACGGTCGATGCCATGGTTGCGTTCCTCCTCCGGGAGCTGCCGTACCTGAAGGACACGGAGGCAGTGGCACGCTCCAGTGCCGCCACTCCCGCTGTGTCCGAGCAGCACGTACGCGAGCCCATTGCCATCGTCGGCATGGCCTGCCGCTTTCCGGGCGGGGCCAATGATCTCGAGGGCTACTGGTCCCTGCTCCGCGACGGCGTGGACGGCACGAGCGAGATGCCGGCGGAGCGCTGGGATACGGATGCGTTCTACAGCCCGGAGCGCGGCACGCCGGGGAAGATGTCCACGCGCCGCGGCGGCTTCCTGAGTGGCGTCCCGTTCGACGGCTTCGACGCGGAGTTCTTCGGCACGGCGCCCCGGGAGGCCGCAGCGATGGACCCGCAGCAGCGGCTGCTGCTCGAGGTCGCCTGGGAGTCGCTGGAGGACGCCGGCTGCGTCCCCGAGCAGCTCGCCGCGACGCGCACCGCGGTGATGGTCGGCATCGCCAGCTCCGACTACCTCGGCCTCCAGAACCAGGGCCCCCTGACGCGGCTCGAGCCGTACATGGTCACCGGGAACGCGCACAGCTGCGCGGCGGGACGGCTCTCGTACACGCTCGGGTTGCAGGGACCGAGTCTCTCCATCGACACCGCGTGCTCTTCGTCGCTCGTCGCGGCGCACCTGGGCTGCCAGGCGCTGCGCAACGGAGAGGCGGACGTCGCGCTCGTGGGCGGCGTCAACATGATGCTCGCGCCCGAGCCCTTCATCTACTTCTCCCAGGCGGGGGCGCTTGCCTCGGACGGGCGCTGCAAGACGTTCGACGCTGCCGGGGACGGGTACGCGCGCGGCGAAGGCTGCGGCGTCGTCGTCCTCAAGCGCCTCTCGGACGCGCTCAGGGACGGGGACCGCATCCGCGGCGTCATCCGCGGCTCCGCGGTCAACCATGACGGCCGCACGAGCGCGCTGTCCGTCCCCAACGGGCCCGCGCAGGAGGCAGTCATCCGCCAGGCCTACGCGAATGCTGGCGTGGAGCCCGCGCGAGTGGCCTACGTGGAGGCGCACGCCGCCGGCACGCCGCTGGGCGACCCCATCGAGATGCAGGCACTCGCGGCGGCGCTGGGTGACGGCCGCAATGCGGAGCGCCCCCTCCTCGTCGGCTCTGTGAAGACCAACATCGGCCACCTCGAAGCGAGCGCTGGCGTTGCGGGCCTCATCAAGGGTGTGCTGATTCTGGAGCACGGTGAGGTTCCGCCGCACCTCCACTTCCAGACGCCGAGTCCGCTGATTCCCTGGGAACGCCTGCCCGTCCGGGTGCCCACGCAACGGCTTCCGTGTGAGGGGCGCGAGGGCGTGGTGGGGGTGAGCTCCTTCGGCATGAGCGGCACCAACGCGCACGTCGTGCTGGAGCGGGCCCCAAGCCAGAGTCCCGCGAAGAAGCCGGTCTCCGCGCACCCGCCGCGCGTGCATTGCCTGCCGCTCTCCGCGCGGAGCCCGGAAGCGCTGCGCGCACTGGCGGAGCGCTACGTGTCGGCGCTGTCGCAGGGCTCGCTTTCCGAGGGAAGTGCACGCGTCGAGGACGTGTGCTTCACGGCCGCGCTTCGTCGCAGCCACCACGCCTTCCGGACGGCGGTGGTGGGGCGCACCCAGGACGAGCTCACCGCGGCACTGCGGAGCGTCCTCTCCCAGCCGGGCGCAGACCCGGCACCCACGGTGAAGCGGCGCTGGACCTTCGTCTTCTCCGGCCTGACGACGCCCTGGCCGGGGATGGCTGCCGCGCTGCTGCGTGACGAGCCCGTCTTCCGCGAGACGTTCACCGCCTGCTCGGCGGCCATCGCGCGCGTCGCTCCGTTCTCGGTGCTGGAGCTCGTCACCCAGGGCCAGGTCCGCCCGGACTCGTTCGACGTGGTGCAGCCCGCGCTGTTCGCCATCCAGGTATCGCTCGCGGCGCTCTGGCGCTCCTGGGGCCTGGAGCCCGACGCGGTCGTCGGCCACAGCATGGGCGAGGTGGCGGCCGCGCACGTCGCGGGCGCGCTGTCGCTGGAGGATGCGGCGGCCGTCATCACGACGCGCAGCCAGCTCATCCGGCGGATGCAGACCTCCGGAGCGCGCGGCGGCGCGATGGTGGTGGAGCTGCCCTTCCAGGAGGTGCCACGGGTCCTTGAGGAGCTCGGCGTGTCCGCTACCGTGTCCGTGGCAGGGGCGAACGCGCCACGGCTGACGGTGCTCGCGGGGCCTCCGTTGGAGCTCGAGAAGGTGCTGCAAGCCCTCAAGTCACGCAACGTGTTCTGCCAGCGCCTGGCCACCAATGTCGCGGGCCACAGCCCGGCCTTGAACGCCGTGCGAGGCGACATGCTCCGCCAGCTCGAGTCGCTGAAGCCTCAGCGTCCGAAGGTGGCGTTCTACTCGTCCGTCGGGGGGCAGGACACCGAACCGGCCTTCGACGCGGCGTACTGGGCGAGCAACCTCATCCAGCCCGTCCACTTCTGGCCGGCGGTGGAGCGCCTGCTGAAGGACGGCGTGGACGGGTTCCTCGAGCTCAGCGTCCATCCCTCGCTGCTCAACCCCATTGAACAGGGGCTGCACCAGGTGGGCGTCAAGGGCGTGGTGCTCCCGTCGTTGCGCCGGCCTGACGATGACCGGACCGTCCTGCTGCAGACCGTCGCCCAGTTGTTCGCGGCGGGCGCACCGGTGGACTTCCGGGCACTCTGCGACACCGGAGCGCGGGTGGTCGATGCGCCACGGTATCCCTGGCAGCGCAAGCGCTTCTGGGCCGCGCCGCCGAGGACGGGTGGCGCAGCGGCGGTCCGCGAGGAACAGGCGCGCGCCCACCCGCTACTTGGGGCACACGTGAAGTCCGCGCGCGCCTCCGGCGAGCACTTCTTCGCGCTGTCGTCGCGCCCCCAGGAACTGGAGCTGTGGCGCGAGCACCGGGTCTCCGGTGTCGGGCTCCTCCCAGCGACCGCGCTCCTCGAGGCCATCCTCGCGGCCGCAGCCGAGGCACTCGGGACGAGCGCGCTGGTGCTCGAGTCGCTGACGGTGCACGAGCCGGTGCTGCTGGGTGACGACGCGACACTGTCCGGGCAGCTGGTGCTGATTCCGTCCGGGCCCGGCAAGGACCCTACGGGGCCGGTGCAGTTCGAGCTCTACTCCGGTGAGAGCGACTCGCGGCTTCGAGCTTCCGGGTCAATCCGGCGCGAGCCCGGGGACGCCGTCACGCCCCCCTCCGTCGACGTCTCACAGGTCCGCGCACGTTGCGTCAACGATACCGGGGGGGCTGAGCACCTCGCCCGCTGGAAGGAGTGCAGCCTCGAATACGGCGACAGCGCCTCCGGGCTCGAGCGCGTCTGGCAGGGCGAGGGCGAATGGCTCGCGCTGTTCCGCCCCGCAGAGGCTTCGGCCACCCGCGCCTTCCGTGTCCACCCCTCGCTGGTGGAGGCGGCCCTGCGCCTCGGCGCGGGCGACGTTCCGGGCGAGGACGCGAGGATGCCCGTGCGGTTCGACGGTGTGCGGCTGCACCGGCGTCTCACGGGCGGTCATTGCTGGCTGTACGCGCGCTCGCTCAGCAAGGGTCGTGTGGCCTTCGGCGTCCTCGACGAGGGCGGCCGGCCTGTCATCGAAGTCCACTCCGTCCAGCTGACGGAGGGTTCCGCGCCGCTGACCAACGCCGCCGCCGACCGTGCCTCGCGCGAGTGGCTGTACGAGGTCTCCTGGCGTGCCGTGCCGCCGTTGAAGCGGGGAGCGGTGCCGCCGGGTGGAAGCTACCTGTTGCTCGTTGACCGCTCCGGGCTCGGGGAGCGGCTCGCCGCCCGGCTCGTCGCCGCGGGCCAGCACGTCATCACGGCCGCTCCTGGCTCGCGCGGGGAGCTCGGCGCCGGCTCCTTCCTCGTGGACCCCTCGAGCGACGAGGACTGGAAGTGGCTCCTGGAGCGGGCGGGAGCGGTCCGTGCGGTGGTCCACCTCTGGGGCCTCGATGCGCCGGGTGGAGCGGACTCCCTCAGTGCAGCTGCCCTCGAGGAGGCTCAGGGCGTCGGTGTGGGCGCCATCCCTCCGCTCCTCCGCGCACTCACGGCCGCGCGGGCGAAGGAGCCGGCGCTGTGGTTCGTCACGCGCGGCGCACAGGCTGCGTCCTCGCGCCCGGAGCCCCTGGCCGTGGCGCACGCGCCGCTGTGGGGCATGGCGCGCGTGGTGGCGCTCGAGCATCCGGAGCTATGGGGCGGCCTCCTCGACCTCGACCCACGGCGCGCGCCCGAGGAAGCGGAGCACGTCGCGGCGGAGCTGCTGCACGCGGACGGCGAGGACCAGGTCGCCTACCGTGACGGGGAGCGCAAGGTGGCGAGGCTCGTCCCCACTGGGGGCGGGGAGCTTCCGGCCGCCGTCACCTTCCATGCGGACGCGACGTACCTCGTCGTCGGCGGCCTGCGTGGACTCGGGTTCGACCTGGCGCGGTGGATGGTGGCGAGGGGGGCGCGCCACCTGGTGCTCACCGGGAGGACGCGGCTGCCGGCGCGCGCGGAGTGGGCGGCGCTCGCTCCGGACTCGGAGTCGCACCAGGCAGTGCAGGCGGTTCGCGCGCTGGAGGCCGAGGGTGCGCAGGTGAGGGTGCACGCCGCGGACGTGGCGGACGCAGCGCAGATGCAGGCGCTGTTCGACACGCTCAAACTCGAGGGCCCGCCCGTGCGTGGCGTCATCCACGCAGCCGGCGTCAACCGCGCCGCTCCGCTGACCCGGGTGGATGCAGCCACGCTGCAGTCCGTGCTCGCGTCCAAGGTGCGTGGAGGCTGGAATCTCCACCAGCTCACCGCGGACCTGCCACTGGACTTCATGCTGCTGCTGTCCTCGGTAGCGGGCACGTGGGGCGCCGCCTCGCTCGGCCCATACTCCGCGGCGAACCACTTCCTCGACGCGCTCGCGAGCCACCGCCGTGCGAAGAGGCTGACGGCGACGAGCGTCGGGCTTGGCACGTGGGCCGGCGGCGGCATGGGCGCCGCGCTCGCCCAGGCCCCGAAGCTCAAGAAGCTCTTCGCGCAGATGGGCTACTCGGTGATGTCGCCCGCGCCGACGCTCGAGCTCGTCGGGCGCTTCATGGGCTCGAACGCCGCGCAGCGCGTGCTCACGAACGTGGACTGGGCGCGCTTCAAGCCCATCTTCGAGGCCAGGCGCAGAAGGCCGCTGCTGGACCTCATCGTGACGGGAGAAGCCGCAACGCAGCAGGCGACTGGAAGCGCCGAGCTGCTCGCGCGGGTGGCGGCCGCCATCGACCCGGACGCGCGCGCCGCACTGCTGGAGGCACACGTGCGGCGGCGTGTCGCCGAGGTGATGGGCTACGAGGACGAGAGCGCGCTGCAGTCCGGGCAGGGCTTCTTCCAGCTGGGCATGGACTCCATCATGAGCGTGCAGCTGCGCTCGCGGCTGGAGGCGGACCTGGCACAGAAGCTACCGCCGACGATGGTGTTCGAGCACCCGACAGTCAAAGCGCTCGCCGCGTATCTGCGGAGCGCCGTCGTGGCGGCGCAGCCCGCCCCTCACACCCCCGCGCCCGTTCACGCGGCGGCGGCGCTGGCGCAAGAGCCAAAGGTCATCGAGAGCGGTCCGTCCGAGGACGAGCTGGTGCGCCAGCTCGCCGACGAGCTCGCCGCATTGGGAGTGCAGGTCGATGAGTGA